The Synergistetes bacterium HGW-Synergistetes-1 genome has a window encoding:
- a CDS encoding phosphoglycolate phosphatase, whose amino-acid sequence MNIKPPFWHPSGSRGFILDWDGVIADTKLDFSGLRERYYGGRRAMLLEDASTLSPENQASFMKELCDLEMEGAGKAEPIPGAFELIDWLKARNIPYTIVSRNCRESIELAAKTIGLKLPEKVWSRDEQKKVKPHPRSLAEAARSICLEPAECLLVGDFLYDLQGARRAGMRAVLVQRDEPDWTAWSDVAYPKMTDFVADLDEPKPITPWEYREIFAKRGEKWLHAAFELAFELPETTSPTLDCWLVRVAALCVGTITVSSDYILGPTEWKNNQSFEPYFMGLTISSIAKKYLASRYPMITVTTEEEGIKAPKNSLDLTRFIERKIF is encoded by the coding sequence ATGAACATCAAACCACCATTTTGGCACCCCTCAGGCTCAAGAGGTTTTATCCTTGACTGGGATGGTGTAATAGCAGACACCAAGCTTGATTTCTCCGGATTAAGGGAACGTTATTACGGGGGACGTCGGGCTATGCTGCTTGAAGATGCTTCAACACTTTCTCCCGAAAATCAGGCATCATTTATGAAAGAGCTCTGCGACCTCGAAATGGAAGGCGCAGGTAAAGCAGAACCCATTCCGGGAGCTTTCGAGCTTATCGACTGGCTTAAGGCCAGAAACATTCCTTACACTATCGTATCCAGAAATTGCAGGGAATCCATAGAACTGGCAGCAAAGACGATCGGACTCAAGCTTCCGGAGAAAGTATGGAGCAGGGACGAACAGAAAAAGGTAAAACCGCATCCGCGCTCGCTTGCAGAGGCCGCTCGTTCTATATGCCTTGAACCCGCTGAATGCCTTCTTGTCGGGGATTTTCTTTATGATCTCCAGGGAGCAAGAAGAGCAGGAATGAGGGCAGTGCTTGTCCAGAGGGATGAGCCTGACTGGACCGCCTGGTCAGATGTCGCTTACCCCAAAATGACTGATTTTGTTGCAGATCTTGATGAACCGAAGCCCATAACGCCTTGGGAATATCGTGAGATATTTGCCAAGCGGGGTGAAAAATGGCTCCATGCGGCATTCGAGCTTGCTTTTGAACTTCCCGAAACGACCTCGCCGACCCTTGACTGCTGGCTTGTAAGGGTCGCAGCCCTTTGTGTGGGCACTATTACCGTATCCAGTGACTATATACTTGGCCCCACGGAATGGAAGAACAATCAGTCCTTTGAGCCGTACTTTATGGGGCTTACCATATCTTCCATCGCAAAAAAGTACCTTGCATCCCGTTATCCCATGATCACCGTAACTACAGAAGAAGAGGGCATCAAGGCACCTAAGAACTCACTTGACCTGACGAGGTTCATAGAAAGAAAGATCTTCTAA
- a CDS encoding glycogen synthase, with protein MIAYKHFTLKVLHIAPECSPLAKKGGLGDVVGTLPKALKKQSIDARVLMPAWPGVLEKAEEVGTLNRVPLGEISVALNWRAYTASVLEAEVNGLHIYLLDQPELFSDPCIYPEKLDAETVLPFMFLSFAPFELLRLTGWKPQFLHAHDWPTAPVSAALKWHRYYSYFNGDYDTVFTIHNLAFQGIIDHSVLDGWGFSQKAYSNLDMDSMEFFGQLNMMKGAITTSEAFTTVSPNYSWDIQTPNGGLGLDGVIVAHRNKLRGIINGIDYDIWNPETDSLLPANYSLKDMTGKEECRKALLKECGWKEDNRPIFIFVGRLTEQKGIDIMLEAVKPFLAKKARCVIVGSGNDLYTRRINEFQKENPGSVHAILEFNESKAHLTYAGGDILLMPSLFEPCGLSQLIAFTYGTIPVARATGGLADTIIDADGSPDGTGFLFKEFTSEELEKAIERAITAKKDNARWENIIKNAMNSDFSWDNSAKAYAELYRDILTSD; from the coding sequence ATGATAGCCTATAAACATTTTACGCTCAAGGTGCTCCACATTGCTCCCGAGTGTTCTCCGCTCGCAAAAAAAGGCGGGCTTGGGGATGTTGTCGGTACGCTTCCGAAAGCCCTAAAAAAACAGAGCATTGACGCAAGGGTCTTGATGCCGGCGTGGCCCGGCGTACTCGAGAAGGCCGAAGAGGTGGGAACTCTCAACAGAGTGCCGCTCGGAGAGATCAGCGTCGCACTGAACTGGCGTGCCTATACTGCCTCAGTCCTTGAGGCTGAGGTCAACGGACTTCATATATATCTGCTCGACCAGCCTGAACTCTTTTCCGACCCGTGCATTTACCCCGAAAAACTGGATGCTGAGACTGTGCTTCCATTTATGTTCCTTTCTTTTGCTCCTTTCGAGCTCCTGAGGCTGACCGGGTGGAAACCGCAGTTCCTGCATGCCCACGACTGGCCGACTGCCCCTGTATCCGCAGCTTTGAAATGGCACAGGTATTATTCATACTTCAACGGAGATTACGATACAGTCTTCACCATACACAACCTTGCATTCCAGGGAATAATCGACCATTCTGTCCTTGACGGCTGGGGATTCAGCCAGAAGGCATATTCCAACCTTGATATGGACAGCATGGAGTTCTTTGGTCAGCTGAACATGATGAAGGGCGCCATCACAACCTCCGAAGCATTCACAACAGTAAGCCCTAACTACTCCTGGGACATCCAGACTCCCAACGGCGGCCTTGGCCTTGACGGTGTAATAGTCGCCCACAGGAACAAGCTGCGCGGAATAATCAACGGGATAGACTACGACATATGGAACCCTGAAACAGACAGCCTTCTCCCTGCCAACTACAGTCTGAAGGACATGACGGGAAAGGAAGAGTGCCGAAAAGCCCTCTTAAAAGAATGCGGCTGGAAGGAAGACAATAGGCCCATTTTCATATTTGTCGGAAGGCTGACGGAGCAAAAAGGGATAGACATAATGCTTGAAGCGGTCAAACCCTTTCTGGCAAAAAAGGCCAGATGCGTGATAGTCGGATCCGGCAACGATCTTTACACCAGAAGGATAAATGAGTTTCAAAAAGAAAACCCCGGCTCGGTGCACGCTATCCTCGAGTTCAACGAGAGCAAGGCGCATCTTACATACGCCGGAGGAGATATACTGCTGATGCCATCCCTATTCGAACCATGCGGCCTTTCTCAGCTGATAGCTTTTACCTACGGCACGATCCCTGTTGCGAGGGCAACAGGAGGGCTTGCCGATACTATCATAGACGCTGACGGATCACCTGACGGAACCGGCTTTCTATTCAAGGAATTCACTTCAGAGGAACTAGAAAAAGCCATCGAAAGGGCTATCACAGCTAAAAAAGATAATGCAAGATGGGAGAATATAATCAAAAACGCGATGAATTCCGATTTTTCATGGGATAATTCGGCAAAGGCCTACGCGGAACTCTACAGGGACATACTGACATCAGACTGA
- the glgC gene encoding glucose-1-phosphate adenylyltransferase: protein MIHGKYGRVLGMVLAGGKGERLMPLTKYRAKPAVPFAAKYRIIDFALSNMVNSGLFSIYCMIQFKSQSLHEHIGKGWQFGSALRGRDFFVNVVPAQMWDGERWYEGTADAIFQNLHLVTLFNADRICIFAADHVYKMDIEQMLQYHMENKADVTVSAYVVPSSEANQFGCIATDETGRIIDFVEKPDVPPEIPGRPGFSFVSMGNYIFERETLEESVLSDNEIKESSHDFGRDIIPSLYKNQKVMAYDFSTNVLPGGDRPYWKDVGSIKAYWEAQMDLLKHPSELSLFNQQWPIRTVSYSDPPGFTYPAADHSCSVDGCLRAEASRVLGAYVRKSVLSRNCVIKPGAVVEESIIGQNVEVGENCRLRRVIVDAHNIIPPGTSIGFDPVEDAKNYHLDPSSGVVVLGMPKIQLRKKLIIPGSYEQLFRSPDETGF, encoded by the coding sequence ATGATCCATGGCAAGTACGGTCGTGTCCTGGGCATGGTACTGGCGGGGGGTAAGGGCGAACGACTGATGCCGCTTACAAAATACAGAGCTAAGCCTGCTGTCCCTTTCGCAGCAAAGTACAGGATCATAGATTTCGCGCTTTCCAACATGGTCAACAGCGGCCTTTTTTCAATTTATTGCATGATACAATTCAAAAGCCAGTCACTCCATGAACATATAGGAAAGGGATGGCAGTTTGGAAGTGCCCTCCGCGGCCGTGACTTTTTCGTCAATGTCGTACCTGCACAAATGTGGGATGGAGAACGCTGGTACGAGGGAACGGCTGATGCCATATTCCAGAACCTTCATCTGGTTACCCTTTTCAATGCAGACAGGATATGCATTTTTGCGGCTGACCATGTCTACAAGATGGACATCGAACAGATGCTCCAGTACCACATGGAAAACAAAGCGGATGTCACTGTTTCCGCATACGTTGTGCCATCTTCTGAAGCGAACCAGTTCGGGTGCATAGCAACAGATGAGACAGGACGGATAATCGACTTCGTAGAAAAACCGGACGTACCTCCTGAGATCCCGGGAAGGCCCGGCTTCAGTTTCGTTTCAATGGGAAACTACATTTTTGAACGGGAGACACTGGAAGAATCTGTACTTTCAGACAACGAGATCAAAGAGAGCTCACACGATTTCGGCAGGGATATAATCCCCTCCTTATACAAAAACCAGAAAGTAATGGCCTATGATTTCTCCACCAACGTGCTGCCCGGAGGAGACAGGCCTTACTGGAAAGACGTGGGAAGCATAAAAGCCTATTGGGAAGCTCAGATGGACCTTCTCAAGCACCCCTCTGAGCTGAGCCTTTTCAACCAGCAGTGGCCGATAAGGACAGTATCTTATTCCGATCCTCCGGGATTCACCTATCCCGCAGCAGACCACTCCTGTTCGGTCGACGGGTGCCTAAGGGCGGAAGCCAGCCGTGTTCTGGGAGCATATGTCAGGAAGAGCGTCCTTTCCAGGAATTGCGTGATCAAGCCCGGAGCTGTCGTTGAAGAATCAATAATCGGCCAGAACGTTGAGGTCGGAGAGAACTGCAGGCTCCGCAGGGTCATAGTTGATGCGCACAACATTATCCCGCCGGGAACCTCTATCGGCTTCGATCCTGTCGAGGACGCAAAGAATTATCATCTGGACCCAAGTTCGGGTGTGGTAGTTCTGGGCATGCCCAAAATACAGCTGAGAAAAAAACTCATAATACCCGGAAGCTATGAACAGCTCTTCCGTTCGCCCGATGAGACAGGTTTCTAG
- the glsA gene encoding glutaminase A: MRQVSSSVLGSSDERGSDRRIIQKALEKAVDEGKRVTKTGRVATYIPELSKADPEHVGVCIKTVTGETYSAGDWHEPFTMQSISKTISLTLALQTAGYDKVFSKVGLEPTGDSFNSIVKLETRTAHPLNPMINAGAIATASCIPGEDPFELYLDLARKVCLNKSLSINLEVYLSEKRAGMRNRSMAYWMKSENIIEGDPEDALDLYFRMCSVNVTAEDLANWGMVLANDGVDPISGERLAESWIVRIVKTFMVTCGMYDGSGEFAIKAGIPSKSGVGGGILSVVEGRMGIGVFNPSLDFKGNSVGGMHLLEHLSKSLGLHYFAGKQL, encoded by the coding sequence ATGAGACAGGTTTCTAGTTCGGTCCTGGGCTCCTCCGACGAGAGGGGATCGGATCGCAGGATTATACAGAAAGCTCTAGAAAAGGCAGTAGACGAGGGAAAACGGGTTACAAAAACCGGCAGAGTAGCAACATACATTCCCGAACTGTCCAAAGCCGACCCCGAACACGTGGGGGTATGCATAAAGACAGTAACGGGAGAGACTTATTCTGCAGGGGACTGGCATGAACCGTTCACGATGCAGAGCATATCTAAGACGATATCTCTGACACTGGCCCTGCAGACAGCCGGGTATGACAAGGTTTTCAGCAAAGTCGGACTTGAACCGACCGGCGATTCTTTCAATTCAATAGTGAAACTTGAGACCAGAACGGCTCACCCGCTGAACCCCATGATAAACGCCGGCGCGATAGCTACAGCCAGCTGCATACCGGGAGAAGACCCCTTCGAACTTTATCTGGATCTTGCAAGAAAAGTCTGTCTCAACAAAAGTCTCTCTATAAACCTCGAAGTATACCTCTCAGAAAAACGCGCCGGGATGAGAAACCGCTCTATGGCATACTGGATGAAGAGCGAGAACATAATTGAAGGAGATCCCGAAGATGCGCTCGACCTCTATTTCAGGATGTGCTCCGTCAACGTAACTGCCGAAGACCTCGCAAACTGGGGAATGGTACTCGCAAACGACGGTGTCGACCCTATAAGCGGAGAGAGACTCGCTGAAAGCTGGATAGTCAGGATCGTTAAAACATTCATGGTCACCTGCGGTATGTACGATGGTTCCGGTGAATTTGCGATCAAAGCAGGGATACCATCAAAAAGCGGAGTAGGGGGAGGCATCCTTTCCGTCGTAGAAGGCAGGATGGGGATTGGAGTTTTCAACCCCTCACTTGACTTTAAGGGAAACAGCGTAGGAGGCATGCACCTCTTAGAGCATCTTTCAAAAAGCCTGGGCCTGCACTACTTTGCCGGCAAGCAACTGTAA
- a CDS encoding Rrf2 family transcriptional regulator — MAISQKCQYALRAIYELALHQDEGPCKIGAIAEAQSIPVRFLENILNSLKGADIVDSARGKEGGYYLLKPADKITVGEVIRFVQGPLGPVECTSRVDDDCDFYSDCVFRPLWDKARAALESVYDGTTFQDLVDQSANICRIPQCSCNKKKIESKSN; from the coding sequence ATGGCAATTTCACAAAAGTGTCAATACGCTCTTAGAGCTATATACGAGCTCGCGCTACATCAGGATGAGGGTCCCTGCAAGATAGGGGCCATTGCCGAAGCGCAGTCTATACCGGTACGTTTCCTTGAAAACATCCTCAACAGCCTCAAAGGCGCGGACATTGTCGATTCCGCGAGAGGCAAAGAGGGCGGATATTATCTTCTTAAGCCTGCCGACAAAATTACAGTCGGAGAGGTGATAAGGTTCGTCCAGGGGCCCCTCGGACCCGTTGAATGCACGAGCCGCGTGGATGATGACTGCGATTTTTACAGCGACTGCGTCTTCAGACCACTTTGGGACAAGGCAAGGGCAGCACTTGAAAGCGTTTATGACGGAACAACGTTCCAGGATCTCGTCGATCAGTCAGCGAATATTTGCAGGATACCTCAGTGTAGCTGCAATAAAAAGAAGATAGAATCTAAATCTAATTAA
- the nifS gene encoding cysteine desulfurase NifS, whose translation MTPRKVYLDNSATTQVDKRVLEAMLPYFSEDYGNPNSLHAWGRQARAGVDKARAQVAELIGAQPKDIIFTGGGSEADNLAIKGAAWALKDKGKHIITSSIEHHALLDTVKWLGKNGFDYTILPVDETGMVDPKELEAAIRPDTILASIMFANNEIGTIEPVAELGEVCRKHGVLFHTDGVQATGHIKIDVKDLPIDMMTMAAHKMYGPKGVGALYVRKGIKLIPVIHGGGQEFGVRSGTENTPGLVGFGMAAELAANRLASGEINNEMRLRDKLIDGLMERIPEITLTGHRTKRLPYHASICVKYVEGEGMLLLMDAAGIGVSSGSACTSGSLEPSYVLLSLGLDHPTAHGSVRMTLSKDTSDEDIDYVLEKFPPIVEKLRSMSPFYKKNQ comes from the coding sequence ATGACACCGCGTAAAGTTTATCTGGACAACTCAGCAACAACTCAGGTAGATAAGAGAGTGCTCGAAGCAATGCTTCCCTATTTCTCGGAAGATTACGGAAACCCGAACAGTCTCCATGCCTGGGGAAGACAAGCACGGGCTGGAGTGGACAAAGCCCGCGCACAGGTGGCAGAGCTTATCGGAGCGCAGCCGAAGGACATAATCTTTACCGGAGGCGGGAGCGAAGCCGACAACCTGGCCATCAAGGGAGCGGCATGGGCCCTGAAGGATAAAGGAAAACACATAATCACCAGCTCGATCGAGCATCACGCTCTTCTGGACACAGTTAAATGGCTCGGGAAGAACGGATTTGACTACACTATCCTTCCCGTTGACGAGACGGGAATGGTAGATCCCAAGGAACTGGAAGCGGCTATCAGGCCCGATACGATACTTGCCTCGATTATGTTCGCAAACAATGAGATAGGGACTATCGAACCCGTAGCCGAACTTGGCGAGGTCTGCCGCAAACATGGAGTGCTTTTCCATACAGACGGAGTACAGGCCACGGGGCACATAAAAATCGACGTCAAGGATCTTCCGATAGACATGATGACCATGGCTGCCCACAAGATGTACGGTCCCAAAGGAGTAGGCGCCCTCTATGTCAGAAAAGGCATCAAGCTTATCCCGGTGATACACGGAGGCGGCCAGGAGTTTGGAGTTCGTTCCGGGACGGAAAACACACCGGGACTCGTAGGCTTCGGAATGGCGGCGGAACTAGCTGCAAACCGTCTGGCAAGCGGCGAGATCAACAACGAGATGCGTCTGCGTGACAAACTGATCGACGGCCTAATGGAAAGGATACCGGAGATCACACTGACAGGGCACAGGACAAAGAGGCTGCCATACCACGCCAGCATCTGCGTCAAGTATGTCGAGGGCGAGGGTATGCTCCTCCTTATGGACGCAGCAGGTATAGGGGTATCAAGCGGATCGGCCTGCACCTCGGGAAGCCTGGAACCAAGCTATGTCCTGCTTTCACTTGGACTTGACCACCCGACGGCGCACGGCTCTGTAAGGATGACGCTGAGCAAAGATACGAGCGATGAGGACATCGATTATGTTCTGGAGAAATTCCCGCCAATCGTAGAAAAGCTGCGTTCTATGTCGCCTTTCTACAAGAAAAACCAATAA
- the nifU gene encoding Fe-S cluster assembly scaffold protein NifU, with amino-acid sequence MYTEKVVDYFMNPRNAGKMDDANAIGEVGNPRCGDVMKIYLKINDQEVIEDIKFETFGCAAAIATSSMITEMVKGKTITEALKINNKDVAEALGGLPPAKLHCSLLAQEGIEAAVADYFIRKTGKAPEGFKTNTTCTACGGSCGESAGHDHEEEEETFVSEDHRAAE; translated from the coding sequence ATGTACACCGAAAAAGTAGTAGATTACTTTATGAATCCCAGAAACGCAGGCAAGATGGATGACGCTAACGCGATAGGTGAAGTAGGAAATCCGAGATGCGGAGACGTGATGAAAATATATCTTAAGATCAACGACCAGGAGGTCATTGAAGATATAAAGTTCGAAACCTTCGGTTGCGCGGCAGCCATAGCGACAAGCTCGATGATAACCGAAATGGTAAAGGGCAAGACGATCACAGAAGCGCTGAAGATAAACAACAAAGACGTAGCGGAGGCCCTCGGAGGTCTGCCCCCTGCCAAGTTGCACTGTTCACTCCTTGCACAGGAGGGGATCGAAGCAGCCGTTGCAGATTACTTCATCCGTAAGACCGGCAAGGCTCCAGAGGGATTCAAAACCAACACGACCTGCACAGCCTGTGGAGGTTCATGCGGAGAAAGCGCCGGACATGACCACGAAGAGGAAGAAGAAACATTTGTGAGCGAGGACCATCGTGCTGCAGAATAA
- a CDS encoding MOSC domain-containing protein codes for MIKHDVREGLLLEELGIEGDAHAGFMHRQVSLIAVEDIRTMMEKLPDLVPGSFAENLTTEGFDLSALKIGDRLKVGETILEVSQIGKECHTKCEVFRKTGDCIMPKKGIFTRVIKGGKVKTGDTVRFDN; via the coding sequence ATGATAAAGCATGACGTGAGAGAAGGTCTCCTTCTTGAGGAACTGGGAATAGAGGGAGATGCACACGCCGGATTCATGCACCGCCAGGTGAGCCTGATCGCTGTCGAAGACATAAGGACCATGATGGAAAAGCTCCCGGACCTTGTACCCGGAAGCTTCGCAGAGAACCTGACGACTGAGGGATTCGACCTTTCTGCCCTAAAGATAGGCGACAGGCTCAAAGTCGGGGAAACGATCCTCGAGGTCTCGCAGATAGGCAAGGAATGCCATACGAAATGCGAGGTCTTCAGAAAGACCGGCGACTGCATAATGCCCAAAAAGGGAATTTTCACCCGTGTCATCAAGGGCGGAAAAGTAAAGACAGGAGATACTGTCCGGTTCGATAATTAG
- a CDS encoding heavy metal translocating P-type ATPase → MSGTEHKKEHDKNAEQHEHECSCCSCSANENIFCECEDDENEEKAVFAREIKLLSAAAIVFVMLLVTEEFYSGSVNGVLLGSAFIALYLVCGMPVLRSALRAISRFDIFNEFTLMGAATLSAVAIGEMSEAVGVMLFYRLGEAFQERASSGSRRSIKALLATKPLSARVIKDGEPIDVDPKEIVKGDIIQVMPGEMIPIDGIIRSGASDIDSSSMTGESVPVHAIQGDPVHGGTLALDGLITIEAAGPFEDSTIARMLEMVQNAAARKSPTERFITRFAKWYTPAVFAMASMVAFIPPLTGNGDLREWFYRGLVLLVISCPCALVISIPLGYFGGIGSASKRGILVKGANVFDALSKVTTAIFDKTGTLTYGRFKVTKVVPFGEVSREDLLKTAAAVEMGSTHPVAASIIEAAGETEIDNEALITQSSGKGMILTKGDSVTAAGNAALMRDFGITPEEVSTHGTIVHVMKDNLYMGYIVLQDSLRKESGRAIRELREQGIKEVYMLTGDRESVARLISDELGLDGYRSELMPEDKVEALKEICKGETEKTLYVGDGINDGPVLVTSETGIAMGGFGSQVAVEVADAVILDDSPLKVVELLRIARKTRTIVWQNVFMALGVKGIFLIGGAAGIAGLWEAVFADVGVALLAILNATRASRA, encoded by the coding sequence ATGAGCGGTACTGAACACAAAAAAGAACATGACAAGAATGCCGAACAACATGAACACGAATGCTCATGCTGCTCATGCTCCGCAAATGAAAATATTTTCTGCGAATGCGAAGACGATGAGAACGAAGAAAAGGCTGTTTTTGCCAGGGAGATAAAATTACTCTCGGCAGCAGCAATAGTATTCGTCATGCTGCTCGTCACAGAAGAATTCTATTCCGGTTCAGTCAACGGAGTCCTGCTGGGTTCGGCTTTCATCGCCCTATACCTGGTCTGCGGCATGCCTGTACTGAGATCGGCACTCCGTGCGATATCGAGGTTTGATATTTTCAACGAGTTTACCCTTATGGGAGCGGCCACGCTCTCCGCCGTAGCGATAGGGGAGATGTCGGAAGCTGTCGGTGTCATGCTCTTTTACAGGTTGGGAGAGGCTTTCCAGGAGAGGGCTTCCTCCGGATCCAGGCGTTCGATAAAAGCCCTGCTGGCGACCAAACCCCTATCAGCAAGGGTAATAAAAGATGGTGAACCGATCGATGTAGACCCGAAAGAGATAGTAAAGGGGGACATCATTCAGGTCATGCCCGGTGAGATGATACCCATCGACGGCATCATAAGATCCGGAGCCTCGGATATCGATTCATCTTCTATGACCGGTGAATCGGTCCCCGTCCATGCCATCCAGGGAGATCCGGTACACGGAGGCACTCTTGCCCTTGACGGACTCATCACAATAGAGGCAGCAGGTCCCTTTGAAGATTCCACCATCGCAAGGATGCTTGAGATGGTACAGAACGCGGCAGCACGGAAATCACCCACTGAAAGGTTTATCACAAGATTTGCAAAATGGTATACTCCCGCTGTTTTCGCCATGGCCTCTATGGTGGCATTCATCCCGCCGCTTACCGGCAACGGGGACCTTAGGGAATGGTTTTACAGGGGACTGGTACTGCTGGTCATATCCTGCCCCTGCGCACTTGTAATATCGATACCTCTTGGATATTTCGGGGGTATCGGAAGCGCTTCTAAAAGAGGGATACTCGTAAAGGGAGCCAATGTCTTTGATGCTCTGAGCAAGGTGACGACTGCAATATTCGACAAGACAGGGACCCTTACATACGGCCGTTTCAAGGTCACAAAAGTTGTCCCGTTTGGAGAGGTCAGCAGGGAAGATCTTCTGAAAACCGCTGCAGCAGTCGAGATGGGATCTACTCACCCTGTGGCGGCATCGATAATTGAAGCTGCGGGGGAGACGGAGATCGACAATGAGGCTCTCATCACACAATCCTCCGGAAAAGGGATGATCCTTACAAAGGGGGATTCTGTCACAGCAGCAGGAAACGCAGCCCTTATGAGAGATTTCGGCATCACACCGGAGGAAGTCTCCACTCACGGAACTATAGTCCATGTCATGAAAGACAATCTGTATATGGGATACATAGTCCTTCAGGACAGCCTCAGAAAAGAATCGGGAAGGGCAATAAGAGAGCTGCGCGAGCAGGGGATAAAAGAGGTCTATATGCTTACAGGAGACCGTGAAAGCGTAGCCAGGCTGATTTCAGATGAACTCGGCCTCGACGGGTATCGTTCCGAACTTATGCCTGAGGATAAAGTTGAAGCATTGAAGGAGATATGCAAAGGAGAGACTGAAAAGACGCTCTATGTAGGCGACGGCATAAACGACGGCCCTGTTCTTGTGACCTCGGAGACGGGCATAGCCATGGGAGGGTTCGGCTCGCAGGTCGCAGTTGAAGTTGCAGATGCGGTCATTCTTGACGACTCCCCTCTTAAGGTTGTTGAACTTCTCCGTATAGCGAGAAAGACACGTACTATCGTCTGGCAGAATGTCTTCATGGCTCTGGGCGTAAAAGGCATATTCCTTATCGGGGGCGCGGCGGGGATAGCCGGCCTCTGGGAAGCGGTCTTCGCCGATGTCGGCGTCGCCCTGCTTGCGATCCTCAATGCGACAAGGGCATCAAGAGCATAA